Proteins encoded within one genomic window of Nitrospina gracilis 3/211:
- a CDS encoding helix-turn-helix domain-containing protein: MSPKHFLSIKELSEYIGIKPKTLYSWVAKRVIPHYRIMGLVRFHKGEIDIWLKSCHENSEDLTNKRVNEIEDEYSL, translated from the coding sequence ATGTCCCCTAAACACTTTCTATCCATTAAAGAATTGTCCGAATACATCGGAATCAAACCCAAAACTCTTTATTCCTGGGTTGCTAAAAGGGTCATTCCTCATTACCGCATTATGGGTTTGGTTCGATTCCATAAGGGGGAAATCGATATTTGGTTGAAATCTTGCCATGAAAACAGTGAAGACCTTACAAACAAAAGGGTTAATGAGATTGAGGATGAATATTCCCTTTGA
- a CDS encoding site-specific integrase, whose protein sequence is MKREKERKRVKYFSDTEFQKIFENLTEWVRPLVLLAKNTGLRKANVVSLRWSEVNLKDRLVILEGEVMKNSECLGVPLNDTAWKVIKGQMRVRQLQSPYVFCKKNGEPYTGWGVYQAFKKGCVDAGYPDFRFHDLRHDFCSKLVQSGIDLYTVKELAGHRDITTTQRYAHLNRGRLKEAVSVLK, encoded by the coding sequence ATTAAACGGGAAAAGGAGCGTAAGCGGGTCAAGTATTTCTCTGATACAGAATTTCAAAAAATCTTTGAAAACTTGACCGAATGGGTTCGCCCCTTGGTGCTGTTAGCCAAAAATACCGGATTGAGGAAAGCGAATGTTGTTAGCCTCAGATGGTCTGAAGTGAATCTCAAAGACAGGCTTGTTATTTTGGAGGGAGAGGTTATGAAAAATTCTGAATGCCTTGGAGTTCCTTTAAATGATACTGCTTGGAAAGTGATTAAAGGCCAAATGAGGGTTAGGCAACTTCAATCCCCGTATGTATTCTGCAAGAAAAACGGGGAACCTTATACCGGCTGGGGGGTGTACCAGGCCTTCAAGAAAGGTTGTGTGGATGCGGGTTATCCTGACTTCCGGTTTCACGATTTGAGGCACGATTTCTGTTCCAAACTGGTTCAATCAGGAATCGATCTCTACACCGTGAAGGAATTGGCCGGGCACAGGGACATCACCACCACGCAACGCTATGCTCATCTAAACCGGGGCAGATTGAAGGAAGCGGTTTCGGTCCTTAAATGA
- a CDS encoding RusA family crossover junction endodeoxyribonuclease: protein MDDFENLSDIEFEGPKEIFIEVPCKPPSITSQGKRKKVREIIKELIRKYDFTFTGDVKIEIDWFVDEQSRYESDHTPDIDNTTKPILDALCGKDGILIDDCQVQSVSSIWLDRYKRDENFSIRIKPHFYWEKFIKNGLVFIEYSKGLCFPFNFNGVPNEMQLLVIDKFDEMISARKKWMEMGVDYYVASREMPSQRAFHISKIKDFQVEDYKSFRKSLKKNG from the coding sequence ATGGATGATTTTGAGAATTTATCAGATATAGAATTTGAAGGGCCAAAAGAAATCTTTATTGAGGTTCCCTGCAAGCCGCCATCCATAACATCTCAGGGTAAAAGGAAAAAGGTCAGAGAAATAATAAAAGAATTAATCCGAAAATATGATTTTACTTTTACGGGTGACGTGAAAATTGAAATTGACTGGTTTGTTGATGAGCAAAGCCGTTATGAGTCGGACCATACTCCAGATATCGATAATACTACAAAACCAATTTTGGATGCTTTATGTGGAAAAGATGGAATTCTGATTGATGATTGTCAAGTGCAGTCAGTTTCTTCGATTTGGTTGGATCGATATAAGAGGGATGAAAACTTTTCCATTAGAATAAAACCTCATTTTTATTGGGAAAAATTTATAAAGAATGGACTTGTGTTTATCGAGTATTCCAAGGGGTTATGTTTTCCTTTTAATTTCAATGGAGTTCCAAATGAAATGCAATTACTGGTTATAGATAAGTTTGATGAAATGATATCCGCTAGAAAAAAATGGATGGAAATGGGAGTAGATTACTATGTTGCATCTAGGGAAATGCCCTCCCAGAGAGCCTTTCACATTTCAAAAATAAAAGATTTTCAAGTTGAAGATTATAAATCATTCAGGAAAAGTCTAAAAAAGAATGGCTAA
- a CDS encoding transglutaminase family protein, with protein MKNSPSSNNPKTAPESGNAEIDSLIRLLDDRDAFVRERVQARLIELGGEALPFLEEARSVENLALRAEIAQVLKRIEPRLIEQEFEALAQIPVSEDLDLERGVCLIMRYGHPDADPVQVEEILDNLAADLAPRIRVQARASELVRALTDFLFHEKGFHGNKTDYFNPSNSYFDTVLSERTGIPITLSVLCILIGQRLDLPISGVGLPGHFVVRCDTDKDPVFFDPFNDGRIVTPAGCEEMVKGFGIQFEKNFLLPVTNREILIRMLHNLIMIYNRTNDTDKAEQLTEYSRILMQRK; from the coding sequence ATGAAGAATTCCCCCTCGTCGAACAATCCCAAAACCGCGCCCGAATCCGGCAACGCGGAAATCGATTCCCTCATCCGCCTGCTGGACGACCGCGACGCCTTTGTCCGAGAGCGCGTGCAGGCACGGCTGATAGAGTTGGGCGGAGAGGCCCTCCCGTTTCTTGAAGAGGCGCGGAGCGTGGAGAACCTGGCCCTGCGTGCGGAAATCGCCCAAGTTTTAAAGCGCATCGAACCGCGTCTGATCGAACAGGAGTTTGAAGCCCTTGCCCAAATACCCGTCAGTGAGGATCTCGACCTGGAACGGGGGGTGTGCCTCATCATGCGCTACGGTCACCCGGATGCGGACCCGGTGCAGGTGGAAGAAATACTGGACAACCTGGCTGCGGACCTGGCGCCTCGAATCCGTGTGCAGGCGCGTGCGTCGGAACTGGTGCGGGCCCTCACCGACTTTCTATTCCACGAAAAAGGATTTCACGGCAACAAGACCGATTACTTCAACCCCAGCAACAGCTACTTCGACACCGTGCTCTCGGAGAGAACGGGTATCCCCATCACCCTTTCAGTGCTGTGCATTCTGATCGGGCAACGGCTCGACCTGCCGATTTCCGGCGTCGGGCTGCCGGGCCATTTTGTCGTCCGCTGCGATACGGACAAGGACCCGGTGTTCTTCGATCCCTTCAACGACGGCCGGATCGTCACCCCTGCGGGGTGTGAAGAGATGGTGAAGGGTTTTGGCATCCAGTTTGAAAAAAATTTTCTTTTGCCCGTCACCAACCGCGAGATCCTGATCCGGATGCTCCATAACCTGATCATGATTTACAACCGCACCAACGACACCGACAAGGCAGAACAGCTCACCGAATACAGCCGCATCCTCATGCAGAGGAAATGA
- a CDS encoding peroxiredoxin, translated as MAIRLGDTAPDFSAETTEGNINFHEWLGDSWGIFFSHPKDYTPVCTTELGRVANLKKEFEKRNVKVIALSVDPLDSHKGWINDINETQNCTMNYPIVADPDRKVAQMYDMIHPNALDNMTVRSVFIIGPDKKVKLTLTYPASTGRNFDELLRVIDSLQLTANYSVATPADWKNGEDCVVVPAIKTEDIPAKFPKGFKEIKPYLRMTPQPNL; from the coding sequence ATGGCTATTCGATTGGGAGACACTGCGCCGGATTTCTCGGCGGAAACCACGGAAGGCAATATCAATTTTCACGAGTGGCTGGGGGATAGCTGGGGCATCTTTTTTTCGCATCCCAAGGATTACACCCCGGTCTGCACGACGGAACTGGGACGGGTGGCCAACTTGAAGAAGGAATTCGAGAAACGCAACGTGAAAGTCATCGCTCTCAGCGTCGATCCTCTCGACAGCCACAAGGGTTGGATCAACGACATCAACGAAACGCAGAACTGCACGATGAACTACCCGATCGTCGCCGACCCGGACCGCAAGGTCGCGCAGATGTACGACATGATTCACCCCAACGCGCTGGATAACATGACGGTCCGCTCCGTGTTCATCATCGGTCCGGACAAGAAAGTGAAACTGACGCTCACGTACCCGGCATCCACGGGCCGCAACTTTGATGAGCTGTTGCGCGTCATCGATTCCCTGCAACTGACCGCCAACTACAGCGTGGCCACCCCCGCCGACTGGAAGAACGGCGAGGACTGCGTGGTGGTTCCGGCCATCAAAACGGAAGACATTCCCGCAAAGTTTCCGAAAGGTTTCAAGGAAATCAAACCATACCTGCGGATGACCCCGCAACCGAACCTTTAA